A region of Ictidomys tridecemlineatus isolate mIctTri1 chromosome 4, mIctTri1.hap1, whole genome shotgun sequence DNA encodes the following proteins:
- the LOC101966323 gene encoding mas-related G-protein coupled receptor member X2, whose product MDTVVPTWETETTSINVSFQYILPYCYKKNLILAFLSLFIALIGVAGNAVVLWILGFCVRRNAFSIYILNLAAADFLFLCFQIIDFLWKIINFFHSNSIAVPTFIMVVSIFAYLAGLSMLSAMSIERCMSVLWPIWYRCHRWRHTSAVVCALLWVLSLSLSIPEGKNCGFLIKWYDYEWCQTLDFITSAWLMVLFVTLSGSSLTLIVKILCGSQRVPLTRLYVTIGLTVLVFLSFGLPFGINWFLLFWILRYDVIPCGSYWVTVVLSCVNSCANPIIYFFVGSFRQRRWKRGTLKLVLQRAMQDTPDEGDSGSRVSSGNLGE is encoded by the coding sequence ATGGATACAGTCGTGCCAACCTGGGAGACAGAAACCACCTCAATAAATGTCAGTTTTCAATATATTCTTCCATACTGCTATAAGAAGAATCTTATCCTGGCTTTCCTGTCCCTCTTCATTGCCCTGATCGGTGTGGCAGGAAACGCAGTTGTGCTCTGGATCCTGGGCTTCTGTGTCCGCAGGAATGCCTTCTCCATTTATATTCTCAACCTGGCTGCAGCTGactttctcttcctctgcttccagATCATAGACTTCCTGTGGAAAATCATTAACTTCTTCCATTCCAACTCCATCGCCGTTCCCACATTCATCATGGTTGTGTCAATCTTTGCCTATCTTGCAGGGCTAAGCATGCTCAGTGCCATGAGCATTGAGCGCTGCATGTCTGTCCTTTGGCCCATCTGGTACCGCTGCCACCGCTGGAGACACACATCAGCTGTCGTGTGTGCCTTGCTTTGGGTCCTGTCGCTGTCACTGAGCATCCCTGAAGGGAAGAACTGTGGCTTCCTGATTAAGTGGTATGACTATGAATGGTGTCAAACATTAGATTTCATCACTTCCGCCTGGCTGATGGTTTTATTTGTCACCCTCTCAGGGTCCAGCCTAACCCTGATTGTCAAAATCCTTTGTGGCTCCCAGAGAGTGCCACTAACCAGGTTATATGTGACCATTGGGCTCACGGTGCTGGTCTTCCTCTCCTTTGGCTTGCCCTTTGGGATAAACTGGTTCCTCTTATTCTGGATCCTGAGATATGATGTTATTCCTTGTGGATCCTATTGGGTTACAGTTGTTCTGTCCTGTGTTAACAGCTGCGCCAACCCCATAATTTACTTCTTTGTTGGCTCCTTTAGGCAGCGGCGGTGGAAGCGGGGAACCCTCAAGCTGGTTCTACAGAGGGCCATGCAGGACACCCCTGATGAGGGTGACTCTGGAAGCAGGGTTTCATCAGGAAACCTTGGAGAGTAA